Proteins from one Oscillatoria nigro-viridis PCC 7112 genomic window:
- a CDS encoding NAD-dependent epimerase/dehydratase family protein → MRILMMGGTRFIGVYLTKILAAQGHEVVLFNRGNKPVPVAGVKQIQGDRTNVEQLQEKLSTVEFDAVFDNNGRELSDTKPLAEIFKGRVQHFVYMSSAGVYLKSDQMPHIEGDATDPKSRHLGKCETENYLAESGLPWTSIRPTYIYGPQNYNDLEAWFFDRIVRDRPIPIPGNGMHFTQLGHCQDLARAMAAVLGNSRAIGQIYNVSGDRFVTFDGLARACIQAAGKSPDAIKIVHYDPKQFDFGKKKAFPMRLQHFFASVNKAVTDLNWQPEFDLVSGLQDSFQNDYVVSGRDKAEIDFSVDDEILKSVQS, encoded by the coding sequence ATGCGAATTTTAATGATGGGCGGTACTCGGTTTATTGGGGTTTATCTTACTAAGATTTTAGCAGCACAAGGGCATGAAGTGGTGTTGTTTAACCGGGGCAACAAGCCTGTGCCGGTTGCGGGCGTAAAACAGATTCAGGGCGATCGCACAAATGTCGAACAACTGCAAGAAAAGTTATCGACGGTCGAGTTTGACGCCGTTTTTGATAACAACGGCCGCGAACTGAGCGATACAAAGCCTTTAGCTGAAATATTTAAAGGGCGGGTGCAGCACTTTGTTTACATGAGCTCTGCGGGGGTTTATTTGAAGTCGGATCAAATGCCTCATATTGAAGGGGACGCTACCGATCCTAAAAGCCGGCATTTGGGTAAATGCGAAACCGAAAATTACTTGGCAGAGTCCGGTTTGCCTTGGACTTCGATTCGCCCGACTTACATTTACGGCCCCCAAAATTATAACGATTTAGAGGCTTGGTTTTTCGATCGCATTGTGCGCGATCGACCGATTCCGATTCCCGGTAACGGAATGCACTTCACGCAGTTGGGGCACTGTCAGGATTTGGCTAGGGCTATGGCGGCGGTTTTGGGCAACTCTAGGGCGATCGGGCAAATTTACAACGTTTCGGGCGATCGATTTGTCACCTTTGACGGTTTAGCCCGCGCCTGCATTCAAGCCGCAGGCAAATCCCCTGATGCTATTAAGATTGTACACTACGATCCGAAACAATTTGACTTCGGCAAAAAGAAAGCTTTTCCGATGAGATTGCAGCACTTTTTCGCTTCCGTTAATAAAGCTGTCACCGATCTTAACTGGCAGCCGGAATTTGACTTAGTTTCGGGATTGCAAGATTCTTTTCAGAATGATTATGTAGTTTCGGGGCGGGACAAAGCTGAGATAGATTTTTCAGTCGATGATGAAATTTTGAAATCAGTTCAAAGTTAA